TGGTCATGCCGCCTGCCTCAATCGTGTCCATGGCGCGGATGATGCCGGCCGGATCCGTGACAGGCTGGCTCGGCACGACGACCCTGACCTCGTCGTCAAACGCAACCACGCTGACCTGGTCATTCAGCCCCATCTGACGCACGGCCGCGCCCGCGGCCTGCCTGGCCATGTGCAGTGGGTGGCCGCCCATTGAGCCGCTGCGGTCAATGACAAGGGCGAGGTTGAGAGGCGGGCGCCAGGCCGCATGGATGGGCACAGGGGCAGGGTGAACGCGGATCAGCAGGGTGAGGTGGGTGGTCTGGCCGGCGGGCAGGGCGGGACGCAGGGCGCGCAGTTCAGGGGAGGGGGTTGTCATGGTGATCTCCTCAGCCCGTCAAGGGCGTCCAGCAGGGTGCGGGCGAGTTGGTCCTGCTCCAGGCGGCTGCTGGGCAATCGGGCGTCAGCGCGGACGAGCAGTTCAAGGCCGGGTGCCAGGGTCAGGCGCGTCAGGTGTTCGGGGCTGGGCAGGTCGCGGGGAGCGGGCGCAGCGGCCCGGGCGGGGGCACCGGCGCTCAGGGTTTTGAGGTAGTCCAGTGCCGGATTGCTGGGCTGCAAATCCAGCTGTTCACCGGTCAGCAGGGCTTCGAGGTCTGGGTCAGCGCGGAACTGCAGGGTGTCGCGCAGGGCGGCGGCGCCGTGCCCGGCGGCCATCAGTTTTCGCAAGGCGAGCAGTTGCAGCAGGTGCCGGCGGGTGTAGCGGGCCTCGCGGCCTTCCCGGAGAGGTTCGTCGAGCAGGCGCTCGGTGGTGTAGTGGCGAACCAAGCGGGCGTTGACGTCGTCCTTGGCACGCCCTGCCTTATCAAGGGGCAGGAGATGGGGAAGGTAGGTATTGGCGGTGCTGACCAGGGCGTCAAGGTTGCCCGACCAGCTCTGGGGGAGGAACGGCGCTGACATGACAGAGCGTAATACTGACAATTCGGGTTGTCAATATCAATCTCGTATGTTGAAAAATGGTGCAGGAAGATCCTGTAGCGCGGGTGCTTCAGACCCCATTACAGCTCTGCGGCAAAATCGCGCGGCGTCGCCAGTCAGGGCGGCCCCATCAAGCGCGGTCAGCGCTTGACACCACAGGTCATCTGTTGGCGGCGCTGACACGTACGGCAACCGGCACACCGTGACCAGGCGGCCGTCCCGAACCCCGAAGCGCCTGTTGCCAAGGGTGTACAGCCGGGCCTGCCCGGCACACATCCGCAGGAAGCGTGCCCGGCGCAGCAGCCGGGCGAGGTGCTGGGCCGCCGCCGACCAGCGGAGGTTGTCTGCAGAGCATCCCTGGAACTGTGAGATGGCGTGTGCGGTCAAAGGGCCATGGGTCATCGTCGTTCCTCCTGCGCCGCCATGTCAGACGCCAGTGCAGCGTTCAGTGACGCGCGGCAACGCGGCCAGAGACGTCATCCGCTGACGCTGACGCCGTGCATGCTGAGAGATGCCGCGACCTGTGTGCCCTGCACGCCGCAAGGCGACCTGCATCACGACCTGACCACCCCCAACTGCCCAGAGACCACCCACCGCGCTGGCTGGACGGAAGAGCAGGGGATTGAGCTGCCGCCATGTGCAACCCGGCTCACTGTGTTGCCCGGCGGCTCTCCCCCTCATTGTCCAGACTCAGAATTCTGAGTCTAACCACTTCATATCAATTGATTAAGATGAACTATTTCATATCCTTGTGCTGAGGAGTTGTCAGCACATTCATACCGTCTGCGTATGACCGCTCGCCGCTCTTCCGAAACCGCGACAGCGCCCCGCAGCTGGCAGAAATCACACCGCCTCACCGATCTCGTCGCTGAATTGCAGGCCCGGCCGCAATCCACGGCCGAACTCGCCCGCCATTTCGGCGTGGGGCAACGCAGCGTTCAGCGGGACCTGGAAGCGCTCCGGGCCATGGGGTACCCTGTGCAGGAAGGCCCGCCCGGGCAGTACTACATTCCCCGCAACGGCACCCTGCTGCGCCCAGCAGAAGTTCTGGCTGCCTACACGGCGCTGCGTCTGGCCCACCACCATTCCCCAGCGCTGGGCGGCCACTACCGCCGCGCCCTGCACAGCCTGTCACTGGCCCTGCCAGAGCGCGTGCGCCACACCCTGAATGCCAGCATCCGCACGGGCAGCCAGGGCCTGTTCACCGACCGCCAGATGGAGGTGATTGCCGCCGCGTGGCTCGACGGGCAAGTGATGAGGTTCGACCACCGGGAGCGCAGCGGCATTCTGCGTGCAGGCTTGGAACTGTGCGTGTACTTCGTGGAGCTCAGCCGCACCAACCTTGCGCCGTTCGTGATTGGCCTGAACAGGCAGTCTGGCACCATTGAAACCTACAAGCTCGCGCGCATGAGCAACCTGCACCTGCTGGCCGAACGGTACGAGATGGATCCTGACTTTGACCCGCAGGCGTACCTGTCTGATGCCTGGGGCGTCATTGGCGGTGAGGACACCGTGGCCGTCACTGTGCGCTTCGAGCCAGACGCCGCCTACCGGGTGCTGGAAGGTGGGTTTCCGCAGTCCACCCTGATTCGGGGAGACGGCTTCGTGGACCTTGAATTCCGCGCGGGCATAGACGAAACCGGGCTGCCCTGCGAACTGATGCCGTTCCTGCTCAGCTGGGGCGCACGGGCCGAGGTGCTCTCCCCACCGGAAGTGCGCCGCGCCTGGCTGGCCGAACTGCGTGACGCGCTGGACCGGTTTGACCGGACGGCCCAGGCTGCCTGTTGAAGGTCCTCAAGGGGGAGCAGCCCTGGATGGCCCGAAAAGCAGGGCAGAGGGGCAGGAAGCCGTCCCTCTGCCCTTCCATGATGGCGCCACGCTGGGCGCACCCGGAGGATGACAGGGTGATCGCAACGCAAGGCCCTCATGCCAGAGAGGGATACGGCTGGCACATAGACCGGGGCCAACCACCAACGCCCTAGCGCCGCTGCTGCATGAACGCCCGGTACCACTTGGCACTGTCTTTCAGGGTTCGCTGCTGCGTGGCGTCATCCACGTGAACGATGCCGAACCGCTTGCTGTACCCAAACGCCCACTCGTAATTGTCCATCAGGCTCCAGGCAAAGTAGCCCTTCACGGGCACGCCGTCCTGCATCGCCCGGCGCAGGGCCTGCAGATGCGTCTGAAGAAACCGCACGCGCGCTTCATCGTGCACCTCGCCGCGCACCAGCTGGTCCTCAAACGCGCCGCCATTCTCCGTGATGTAGTACTTGGGGACCTGGTACGTCCGGTGCAGGTCGGTGAGCAGGCCATACAGCCCTTCCGGGTAGACCTCCCAGTCCATGGCCGTCCGTTGAATGTCCGGGGAGGGGGGCCCGGCGCGGCTGGCGCCTTCGCGGCTGACCCATTGCCGGAAGTAGTAATTCGCGCCCAGAAAATCGAGCGGCTCTTTCGCGCCCTGCAGGGCAGCAGGCTCGATCTCGGGCATGTACGCGCCGTACTGTTCGGCCGCGAGCGCCGGAAACGTGCCCCGCAACACCGGGTCGAGGTACCACCCGTTGATCTTCTCATCCACCAGCCGCGCGGCCAGCAGGTCCTCCGGTTGATCTGTCGCGGCGTCCACCGGGTACAGATTCAGCACGGTGCCCAGTTCGGCTTTTGTGTTCTGCGCCCGCAGCGCCCGGACCGCGCTGCCGTGCGCGAGTTGGATGTGGTACGACGCTGAGAGCGCCGCGCGCAGATCCTGCTGGCCTGGGGCATGCCGGCCCACGTGGTAGCCCAGCTCGGCGGTGCACCAGGGCTCATTGAAGGTGGCGTAGCTG
The DNA window shown above is from Deinococcus aquaedulcis and carries:
- a CDS encoding vWA domain-containing protein, with product MTTPSPELRALRPALPAGQTTHLTLLIRVHPAPVPIHAAWRPPLNLALVIDRSGSMGGHPLHMARQAAGAAVRQMGLNDQVSVVAFDDEVRVVVPSQPVTDPAGIIRAMDTIEAGGMTNLHGGWLEGATQVAAHLDPQALNRVVLLSACAR
- a CDS encoding MerR family transcriptional regulator is translated as MSAPFLPQSWSGNLDALVSTANTYLPHLLPLDKAGRAKDDVNARLVRHYTTERLLDEPLREGREARYTRRHLLQLLALRKLMAAGHGAAALRDTLQFRADPDLEALLTGEQLDLQPSNPALDYLKTLSAGAPARAAAPAPRDLPSPEHLTRLTLAPGLELLVRADARLPSSRLEQDQLARTLLDALDGLRRSP
- a CDS encoding helix-turn-helix transcriptional regulator produces the protein MTARRSSETATAPRSWQKSHRLTDLVAELQARPQSTAELARHFGVGQRSVQRDLEALRAMGYPVQEGPPGQYYIPRNGTLLRPAEVLAAYTALRLAHHHSPALGGHYRRALHSLSLALPERVRHTLNASIRTGSQGLFTDRQMEVIAAAWLDGQVMRFDHRERSGILRAGLELCVYFVELSRTNLAPFVIGLNRQSGTIETYKLARMSNLHLLAERYEMDPDFDPQAYLSDAWGVIGGEDTVAVTVRFEPDAAYRVLEGGFPQSTLIRGDGFVDLEFRAGIDETGLPCELMPFLLSWGARAEVLSPPEVRRAWLAELRDALDRFDRTAQAAC
- a CDS encoding GH1 family beta-glucosidase, with the protein product MSRMTPLPEARFPKDFVWGVASSAYQIEGAAQDDGRGPSIWDTYSRVPGKILDGTSGDVACGLYHRWASDLDLIAALDLNACHFSVAWPRVLPRGTGPVNVQGLEFYDRLVDGALARGLQPHVTLYHWDLPQALQDRGGWPNPDIVRWFTEYALTVHARLGDRVASYATFNEPWCTAELGYHVGRHAPGQQDLRAALSASYHIQLAHGSAVRALRAQNTKAELGTVLNLYPVDAATDQPEDLLAARLVDEKINGWYLDPVLRGTFPALAAEQYGAYMPEIEPAALQGAKEPLDFLGANYYFRQWVSREGASRAGPPSPDIQRTAMDWEVYPEGLYGLLTDLHRTYQVPKYYITENGGAFEDQLVRGEVHDEARVRFLQTHLQALRRAMQDGVPVKGYFAWSLMDNYEWAFGYSKRFGIVHVDDATQQRTLKDSAKWYRAFMQQRR